Proteins found in one Bacillota bacterium genomic segment:
- a CDS encoding coproporphyrinogen III oxidase, protein MKDNKNIKDLGLYIHIPFCQKKCNYCDFYSVCDLSSSDEYLSALFAHIKQYGESSKPYNVDSLYIGGGTPTVLTRKQIKNLFK, encoded by the coding sequence ATGAAAGATAATAAAAATATAAAAGACTTGGGGCTTTATATCCACATACCCTTTTGCCAAAAAAAGTGTAATTATTGCGATTTTTATTCTGTTTGCGATTTGTCATCATCTGATGAATACCTATCCGCTTTGTTCGCTCACATTAAGCAGTACGGCGAATCATCTAAACCCTACAACGTCGACAGCTTGTATATAGGTGGTGGGACTCCGACAGTTCTTACTCGAAAACAAATCAAAAACCTGTTTAAAAA